The DNA region GCGGTGGCGACGCGGGAATTCTGTTGTGGCACGGTGCTCCTAGGTGAGGTGGTAGTCGCGCAACGGGAAGTTCGACGCTTCGGTGATGGCGTCGCGCGTCGACATCGGCCGCAGCAGGCTGGGTTCGCCATGCGGGTTGAAATAGTACGACCGCGACGTCGCACAGTTGCCCAGCGTCCACAGCGAGTCGCCGAGCAGTTGGGTCATCCGGTCCAGGTAGGCGGAGTTGGCTTCTTCGGTGACTTCGAACGTGGTGGCCTGACGTCGTCGCAGTTCGCCGAAGAGCCGGTCCATCAACCGCATCTGGTATTCCATGGTGTTGAAGAAGTTCAACCCGAGGAAGGCAAAGGGGCTGGCCAGACTGAGGTAGTTCGGGAAGTACGGCATGGAGACGCCCTGGTAGGCCTGGAACCTGTTCTCCCGCCACCACTTACCGAGGTTGCGGCCTTCCCGCCCGATCACCTCGATGGCCGGGAAGTTGGCCTCCCACAGATCAAATCCGGTGGCCAGCACCAGGGTGTCGATGACGGTCTTGGTGCCGTCGGCGTTGACGATCCCGTCGGCAGTGATGTGGTCGATGCCGTCGCTGTTGAGGTGCACGTGCGGTTTGGTGAAGGTGCGGAAATAGCTGTTGGAGAACGTCGGCCGCTTGCACCCGATGTCGTAGTCCGGTGTGAGGCGGCGTCGTAGGTCTTTGTCCCGGACCTGGATGAACTGGTTGATCTTGCACAGATCCATCGCCGAGATGTTCAGCCGGCGGAACAGCGGGACGCGGTAGTGCACCACCCCGACGTTGATCATCGCTTCGTAAATGGTGTCGGTGATCGCGCGAACGATGCGCTGGGTCCACGGCATTCGGGCGAACAGCCGCTTGGTGCGGTCGGAGATCGCGAAGTCCAGCTTCGGTGCGACCCAGATCGGGGTGCGCTGATAGACCGTCAGGTCGGCGGCCGTCTTGGCCAGTTCCGGGATCAGCTGCACCGCGGTGGCGCCGGTGCCGATCACCGCGATGCGCTCACCGGCGGGATCGTAGGTGTCGTCCCATGCCGTGGTGTGCACGACCTTGCCGGCGAAGTCGGCGATGCCGGGAATGTCGGGCAGCTTGGGCTGGGACAGGAACCCGGTGGCTGTGAACAGGAACTGCGCGGTCAGCTCGGGACCGCCGGCGACATTGACCCGCCACAACGCGGCTTCCTCGTCCCAGCGCGCCCCCTCCACCGTGGTGTTGAAACGGATGTGGCGACGCACGTCGTACTTGTCGGCGACGTCGTCGGCGTAGCGCTTGATCTCGGTGCCAGTGGAGAACAGCCGCGACCAGTTGGGGTTGGGCTCGAAATAGTACGAGTACGTCGTGGTGGGCACGTCGACGGCCAGGCCTGGGTAGTGGTTGACGTACCAGGTGCCGCCGAGGTCGTCCTCGCGGTCGAGCAGGACGAAGTTGTGGTATCCCATGCGCTTGAGCTGGATCGCGGCGCCGATTCCGGCGAAACCCGCACCCACGATCAGCGCGTCGAAATGCTCCGAAGGCATGACCAAACGGTACCCGAGGTCCGGGGAACCTCAGCCACGCAGAGACCCGGTTCGCGGCGGGTCCAGCGTCGCGATGCAGGTCACGGCGCGGTCCCCGTCGTCCCAGGTCTGCTCGGTCGGGTACAGCACGTAGAGCTGCACTGAATCGTCGGTGACCGCAGCCGGCGAGTAGGACTCCAGCGCAGGGCCGCATTGTTCGTGGTAGGCCGCGATGGCGGCGTCGCCGGGGAACTGGCCGTCGGGCACCGTCAGCACCGCGAACACCTCACCGGCGTGCGGCTGCGCACAGTCGACGGTCTGCACCCGCAGCACCCGGTCGCCCTCGGGAATCTCGGCCAGGCAGTCGCCTTCGGCGACGTCGGTGGCGGTGACGTTGCCCGATCCCGAGAGGCTGTAGATCACGATGGCGACACCGACGCCGACCATCCACAGCACCGACAGCACGATCCCGGCGATCGACATCCCGCGCCCGCGGCCGTACTGCTTGCTCTTGAGCAGACCCACCACGCCGCACGCCAGGCTGATCACCACGCCGCCGATGAGGCCGAAGACCAGCGACACGATCGCCCACCAGTTGGTCCTCGGGGGCGGGGGATGGTGCGGCTGATGGCCCCCGTCGCCCGGACCATACTGATACGGCAGCGGTGGTGGCGGAGGCGCGGTCACCCGGCGACGA from Mycobacterium sp. SMC-4 includes:
- a CDS encoding DUF4190 domain-containing protein codes for the protein MTAPPPPPLPYQYGPGDGGHQPHHPPPPRTNWWAIVSLVFGLIGGVVISLACGVVGLLKSKQYGRGRGMSIAGIVLSVLWMVGVGVAIVIYSLSGSGNVTATDVAEGDCLAEIPEGDRVLRVQTVDCAQPHAGEVFAVLTVPDGQFPGDAAIAAYHEQCGPALESYSPAAVTDDSVQLYVLYPTEQTWDDGDRAVTCIATLDPPRTGSLRG
- a CDS encoding NAD(P)/FAD-dependent oxidoreductase yields the protein MPSEHFDALIVGAGFAGIGAAIQLKRMGYHNFVLLDREDDLGGTWYVNHYPGLAVDVPTTTYSYYFEPNPNWSRLFSTGTEIKRYADDVADKYDVRRHIRFNTTVEGARWDEEAALWRVNVAGGPELTAQFLFTATGFLSQPKLPDIPGIADFAGKVVHTTAWDDTYDPAGERIAVIGTGATAVQLIPELAKTAADLTVYQRTPIWVAPKLDFAISDRTKRLFARMPWTQRIVRAITDTIYEAMINVGVVHYRVPLFRRLNISAMDLCKINQFIQVRDKDLRRRLTPDYDIGCKRPTFSNSYFRTFTKPHVHLNSDGIDHITADGIVNADGTKTVIDTLVLATGFDLWEANFPAIEVIGREGRNLGKWWRENRFQAYQGVSMPYFPNYLSLASPFAFLGLNFFNTMEYQMRLMDRLFGELRRRQATTFEVTEEANSAYLDRMTQLLGDSLWTLGNCATSRSYYFNPHGEPSLLRPMSTRDAITEASNFPLRDYHLT